The Henckelia pumila isolate YLH828 chromosome 2, ASM3356847v2, whole genome shotgun sequence genome includes a window with the following:
- the LOC140884021 gene encoding GDSL esterase/lipase At1g71691-like yields the protein MADSAAGGFLAVVVVLGLVSPAIRCASVPAMFIFGDSLIDNGNNNNMPSLAKANYLPYGIDFNGGPSGRFSNGYTMVDTIAESLGLPLIPAHSEASGDQMRYGVNYASAAAGILDDTGRNFVGRIPFNEQIKNFETTLDQMSDNQLAADELAKCIFFVGVGSNDYLNNYLMPNYDTKNRYNGQQYADLLVHQYSQQLSRLYNLGARKFVIAGVGLMGCIPSILAQSRDGTCSQQVNQLVLPFNANTKAMINNLSDNLPASRFAYVDIATMFQDLLANARSYGFSVVNRGCCGIGRNRGQITCLPFQTPCPDRRRYIFWDAYHPTEAVNVLFGQSAFNGNTDFVYPINIQQLANL from the exons ATGGCTGACTCGGCCGCCGGTGGGTTTCTTGCGGTGGTGGTGGTGTTGGGGTTGGTTAGTCCTGCAATTAGGTGCGCCTCCGTGCCCGCCATGTTCATATTCGGCGACTCCCTTATAGACAACggcaacaacaacaacatgCCTTCTCTTGCTAAAGCCAACTATCTTCCTTACGGCATCGATTTCAATGGCGGTCCCTCTGGAAGATTCTCCAATGGTTACACCATGGTTGATACAATTG CTGAATCGCTTGGACTCCCGCTAATTCCTGCTCATTCCGAGGCTTCTGGTGATCAAATGCGATATGGCGTTAATTACGCCTCCGCTGCTGCTGGTATTCTTGATGATACAGGCAGAAACTTC GTTGGTCGGATTCCATTTAATGAGCAGATAAAAAACTTCGAGACCACTCTTGATCAAATGTCAGACAATCAGCTTGCTGCAGACGAGTTAGCAAAGTGCATTTTCTTCGTTGGGGTCGGAAGCAATGACTACCTCAACAATTACCTCATGCCCAACTACGATACAAAGAATCGATACAATGGTCAACAATATGCAGATCTCTTGGTTCATCAGTATTCCCAGCAGCTCTCA AGATTATATAATCTTGGGGCTAGGAAATTTGTGATAGCAGGGGTTGGACTAATGGGGTGTATTCCAAGCATTCTTGCTCAAAGCAGGGATGGCACATGTTCACAACAAGTTAACCAGCTTGTGCTTCCATTCAACGCAAACACAAAGGCCATGATCAACAACCTCAGTGATAATTTACCGGCCTCTAGATTCGCCTACGTTGACATCGCCACCATGTTCCAAGATCTCCTTGCAAATGCTAGATCATACG GATTTAGCGTGGTGAATCGTGGGTGCTGTGGCATTGGGAGGAACAGAGGGCAGATCACTTGTCTTCCGTTCCAGACACCGTGTCCGGACAGGAGACGCTACATATTCTGGGACGCATACCACCCAACGGAAGCAGTTAATGTGTTGTTTGGCCAGAGTGCCTTCAATGGAAATACGGATTTCGTTTATCCCATTAACATACAGCAACTAGCCAATCTTTAA
- the LOC140884310 gene encoding GDSL esterase/lipase At1g33811-like has translation MWLVLNLWCLITVICSQSQPINQVPQVPCFFVFGDSLVDNGNNNDMLTLARSNYDPYGIDFLQGATGRFTNGRTFVDILAQLLGFPNYIPPNSRAMGQQLLRGVNYASGASGIRDETGNNLGDHMSMNQQIGSFARSVQQISRFFRGDVDAVGNYLSKCIFYSGLGSNDYLNNYYMTDYYSTSSDYTPSAYAAALIQDYSKQLMELYNLGARKVVVASVGQIGCIPYHLARYNGNGNDSKCNEEINRAIELFDVGLKNLVDRFNNGQLRGAKFVYLDSSQASQELFLNAKSYGLEVFDKGCCGVGKNNGQITCLPLQTPCDDRSKYVFWDAFHPTENVNILLAKNAYSSKSKSFAYPINIQQLAML, from the exons ATGTGGCTTGTTTTGAATCTGTGGTGTTTAATAACAGTGATATGTTCACAGTCACAGCCTATCAATCAAGTTCCCCAAGTGCCTTGTTTCTTTGTATTCGGCGATTCGTTGGTGGACAATGGAAATAACAATGACATGCTCACTCTTGCCAGATCAAACTACGATCCTTATGGGATTGATTTCTTGCAAGGCGCCACAGGACGCTTCACCAATGGCCGCACTTTCGTCGATATCTTAG CTCAACTGTTGGGTTTTCCAAACTACATTCCACCAAACTCCAGGGCTATGGGACAACAATTACTCCGAGGAGTAAATTATGCATCAGGAGCTTCTGGGATACGCGACGAAACTGGAAATAACTTG GGTGATCACATGTCCATGAACCAGCAAATTGGTAGCTTTGCAAGGAGTGTGCAGCAGATTAGTAGGTTCTTTCGAGGAGACGTTGATGCGGTAGGGAACTATCTTAGCAAGTGCATATTTTACTCGGGACTGGGAAGCAACGACTATCTCAACAATTATTACATGACGGACTACTATTCCACGAGTTCCGACTACACTCCTAGCGCTTATGCAGCTGCTCTCATCCAAGATTACTCCAAACAATTGATG GAATTATATAACTTGGGCGCGCGGAAAGTGGTGGTGGCATCAGTTGGACAAATAGGATGCATACCGTACCATCTAGCGCGATACAATGGCAATGGCAATGACAGCAAGTGTAATGAAGAAATCAACAGGGCTATTGAACTCTTTGACGTCGGCCTTAAGAACTTGGTCGATAGATTCAACAATGGCCAGCTTCGAGGGGCGAAGTTTGTCTACCTTGATTCATCTCAAGCCAGCCAAGAGTTGTTTCTGAACGCAAAATCTTATG GATTGGAAGTGTTTGACAAGGGATGCTGTGGAGTGGGGAAAAACAATGGCCAGATAACATGCCTTCCTCTTCAAACGCCATGCGATGATCGCAGTAAGTACGTTTTCTGGGATGCATTTCATCCCACCGAAAACGTCAACATTTTGCTCGCCAAGAACGCATATAGTTCCAAGTCTAAATCATTTGCTTATCCAATTAATATACAGCAGTTAGCCATGCTTTAA